A part of Setaria viridis chromosome 8, Setaria_viridis_v4.0, whole genome shotgun sequence genomic DNA contains:
- the LOC117833706 gene encoding uncharacterized protein gives MASLGRLKSAIFGREERKMQYQSHIRGLNAYDRHKKFMKDYVQFYGHEKNVDNSLPIKTDKDTLREGYRFILSEEDDMDSTWEKRLVKRYYDKLFKEYCIADMTQYKKGKIGLRWRTEKEVISGKGQFICGNRHCDEKHGLGSYEVNFSYVEAGEQKQALVKLVACKRCAEKLAYKRLKEKEKEKEEEPYGEKEIELKDRDKRKREHEESDDTSEDEAKKDRRKKKDRKGASSRSSGNNDEGFEEFLEGMFP, from the exons ATGGCATCGCTGGGGCGGCTCAAGTCTGCCATCTTCGgtagggaggagaggaagat GCAGTACCAGTCGCACATCCGGGGGCTCAACGCGTACGATCGCCATAAGAAGTTCATGAAGGATTATG TTCAGTTTTATGGCCATGAGAAAAATGTGGATAACAGTCTGCCGATCAAAACTGATAAAGATACATTGAGAGAAGGATACAG GTTCATTCTTTCCGAGGAAGATGACATGGATTCAACTTGGGAGAAGAGGCTGGTCAAACGTTACTATGACAAGCTTTTTAAAGA GTATTGCATTGCTGACATGACCCAGTATAAAAAAGGCAAG ATTGGATTGAGATGGAGAACAGAAAAGGAAGTGATATCTGGCAAAG GGCAATTTATCTGTGGCAATAGGCATTGTGATGAAAAACATGGGCTAGGTAGTTACGAG GTGAATTTTTCTTATGTTGAAGCAGGGGAGCAGAAACAAGCACTAGTGAAGCTGGTAGCTTGCAAGAG ATGTGCAGAAAAGCTTGCTTATAAGAGGCtgaaggagaaagagaaagagaaggaggaggagccctaCGGTGAAAAGGAAATTGAGTTGAAAGACAGGGACAAGAGAAAGAg AGAACATGAAGAAAGTGATGACACCTCAGAGGATGAGGCCAAGAAAgatagaagaaagaaaaaag ATCGGAAGGGAGCTTCTTCAAGGAGTTCAGGAAACAACGATGAAGGTTTCGAAGAGTTCCTCGAAGGCATGTTCCCATGA
- the LOC117833703 gene encoding laccase-15, giving the protein MAKFSMAASNLCVAIVALAAVAAAAVGEAAAVEHTFVVSEMKMTHLCNETLVTVVNGQLPGPAIEVTEGDSVAVHVVNKSPHNITIHWHGLKQRLNCWADGVPMVTQCPIRPGHNFTYRLNVTGQEGTLWWHAHVSCLRASLHGAFIIRPRHAYPFPKPDKEIPIVIGEWWSMNLAQLAKNMEDGYYDDSSSATTINGKLGDLYNCSGVVEDGLVLDVEPGKTYLLRLLNAALYSEYYVKIAGHEFTVVSADANYVRPFTTDVVAIGPGETLDALVVANAIPGRYYMVAVGGQAPKPDIQIPETRSRATVRYAIGAGNGDEAAPPVAPEMPDQHDFMVSFNFHGNLSSLNRPGSPPVPVTADESLFVVLRMGSICRRGRLSCKRSGSKESIIVETMNNVSFQLPAVAAATPLLEELYYDRRRNGTVGGSGLDQLYTLPDRPARPFNYTDRALIPWGPNEAWLEPTEKAAVARRFRHGAVVDIVFQNAAMMDTDNHPMHLHGHDMFVLAQGHDNYDTVRDVARYNLVDPPLKNTVLVPRLGWAAVRFLADNPGVWYMHCHYELHVSIGMAAVFIIEDGPTLESALPPPPVDFPKCDQQ; this is encoded by the exons ATGGCGAAGTTCTCCATGGCGGCCTCCAACCTCTGCGTGGCCATTGTTGCCCTGGCCGCGGTTGCGGCGgctgccgtcggcgaggccgccgccgtcgagcacACCTTTGTT GTGAGCGAGATGAAGATGACGCACCTGTGCAACGAGACGCTGGTCACCGTGGTGAACGGGCAGCTCCCTGGTCCGGCGATCGAGGTCACCGAGGGAGACTCCGTCGCCGTCCATGTCGTCAACAAGTCTCCCCACAACATAACAATCCATTG GCACGGATTGAAGCAGCGGCTCAACTGCTGGGCCGACGGTGTGCCGATGGTCACGCAGTGCCCTATCCGGCCAGGCCACAACTTCACCTACCGTCTCAACGTCACCGGGCAGGAAGGCACCCTGTGGTGGCACGCTCACGTCTCCTGCCTCCGGGCGAGCCTGCACGGCGCCTTCATCATCCGGCCACGGCACGCCTACCCATTTCCGAAGCCCGACAAGGAGATCCCCATCGTTATAG GTGAGTGGTGGAGCATGAACCTCGCGCAGTTGGCCAAGAACATGGAGGATGGCTACTACGATGACTCCTCCAGTGCAACCACAATCAATGGCAAGCTTGGAGATCTCTACAACTGCTCCG GGGTCGTGGAAGATGGCTTGGTGCTGGACGTGGAGCCCGGCAAGACCTacctgctccgcctcctcaacgCCGCGCTCTACTCCGAGTACTACGTCAAGATCGCCGGGCACGAGTTCACGGTGGTCAGCGCCGACGCCAACTACGTCCGCCCTTTCACCACGGACGTCGTCGCCATCGGCCCCGGCGAGACGCTGGACGCGCTTGTGGTCGCCAACGCGATCCCCGGCAGGTACTACATGGTCGCCGTCGGTGGCCAGGCGCCCAAGCCCGACATCCAGATCCCCGAGACCCGGTCGAGAGCGACGGTGCGGTACGCGATCGGCGCCGGCAACGGTgacgaggcggcgccgccggtggcgccggAGATGCCTGACCAGCACGACTTCATGGTGTCCTTCAACTTCCATGGCAACTTGAGCAGCCTGAACCGGccgggctcgccgccggtgccggtgaCTGCTGATGAGAGCCTGTTCGTCGTGCTCCGCATGGGCTCCATCTGCCGACGAGGTCGACTGTCTTGCAAGAGGAGCGGGAGCAAGGAGTCCATCATCGTGGAGACCATGAACAACGTGTCCTTCCAGCTCcccgccgtggcggccgccacgccgctgctgGAGGAGCTCTACTACGACCGCCGCCGCAACGGAACGGTCGGCGGCAGCGGGCTTGACCAGCTGTACACGCTGCCGGACAGGCCGGCGAGGCCGTTCAACTACACCGACCGCGCCCTGATCCCGTGGGGTCCCAACGAGGCGTGGCTGGAGCCGACGGAGaaagcggcggtggcgcggcggttCCGGCATGGCGCGGTGGTGGACATCGTGTTCCAGAACGCGGCGATGATGGACACCGACAACCACCCGATGCACCTGCACGGGCATGACATGTTCGTGCTCGCTCAGGGGCACGACAACTACGACACGGTGAGGGACGTGGCGAGGTACAATCTCGTGGATCCGCCGCTCAAGAACACGGTGCTTGTCCCCAGGCTAGGGTGGGCTGCCGTCCGGTTCTTGGCCGACAATCCAG GGGTGTGGTACATGCATTGCCACTACGAGCTTCATGTGTCGATTGGAATGGCGGCTGTGTTCATCATAGAAGACGGGCCAACATTGGAATCAGCTCTTCCGCCACCGCCTGTAGATTTTCCGAAATGTGACCAGCAATAG